In the genome of Ureibacillus sp. FSL W7-1570, the window CTGGTGATGCCTGTAGGAGATGTCATTACGGTGAAGGCTTGTGATTTTTGTGATGGTGAAAAAAAGGATTCGATACCGTACGCTGAAAAGCTGCAACAGAGATTTGGAGGAAAAGCTGTGCCGAAAGAATTAAAAATCGGCATTAATGGATGTGGGATGGCATGTTACAACGCCGTTATGGAAGATATCGGAATCGTATATCGAAAAGGAAAATTTGATGTGTTTTTAGGTGCAAAACCGGTAGGACGCACCGCACATCCGGGTCAATTGATTGAAGAGGGGTTGGAAGCTGAAAAATTAGTCGAATTAATCGAAAAACTGATTGTTGAATATAAAGAAAATGCTCATCCAAATGAACGATTATTTAAATATTTTAAACGGAAAAAAGTGCTGGCAGGGTACAAATATCAAGATAATGAGCCAAAGCTCAATTTGCAGCCGATCCCTTGTGCAGATTAGGAGGATAACATGACGAAAGCTATTTTATTTGTAGGACATGGAAGTAAGCTTGAAGCAGGGAATGAAGAAGTAAGAGAATTTGTAAAGCAAACAAGAGAATTAATTGATTCAAGTCTACTAGTAGAAACATGTTTTTTAGAATTTGCTGAACCAACGATTTCTCAAGGTATTAAGATTTGCATCGAAAAAGGTGCCAGTGAAATCTATGTAATGCCGATCATCTTGCTCCATGCAGGACATTCTAAAATTCATATTCCCGCAGAAATTGTAGAGGCGCAAGAAAAATATCCCCATGTGAAATTTACTTATGGTGAAGTTGTGGGAATTCATGAAGATATTTTTCAAATTTTACTGGAACGTCTACAAGAAATCGGTTTTGATACCCAGGCAAAACATGAAGATACAGCCATTTTATTAATTGCCCGGGGAGGAAGCGATGAATATGCCAATGGTGATTTTTTCAAGATTACAAGACTGCTATGGGAGAAGTTAAATGTTCAAGTAGTGGAAGGAGCTTTTATGGGAGTGACAGAACCATTGGTTGAAGAAGGGATTGAACGATGTATAAAGCTTGGTGCTAAAAAAATCATCATGCTTCCATATTTTCTATTTACGGGCATATTAATGGAGCGGATGAAATCCTATTGTGAACGCTTCAAAGAACAATATCCCGAAATAAACATTGAAATTGCCCATTATTTTGGATACCATCCCCGATTAAAATCTGTCATTATTGAACGAATGGTACAAGCATTATCCGGGCATTCGAACGGTGATAAAGATATACAAAATGTTCAAAAGTTAATGGAAAAGGGGCTCATTTCCCACCATCACCATCACCATGAGCATGAACATGAACATCACCATGGTCATAAACATCATCATCATGATTACAAAGGTTGTAACGTCCAACTTGATGAAAAAATGGAAGTGAAACCATGATTTTATTTCTTGCTGGGACAAGTGATGCACGTGAATTGGCTGTTTTGTTAAAAAAGGAAGGCTTCCCCCTAATGGCTACCGTAGTAACAGAATCTGCAGCCAAAAGTCTTGTTGATAAAGGCATAGAAGTAAAAGTTGGTAGATTAAATTATGAAAAAATGTACGAATTTTCAAGGGAAATCGGGGTGACAATGATTGTAGATGCCAGTCATCCCTTTGCCGAAGAAGCACATAAAACGGCAAAATGGGTTGCCGAACAATTAAATATCCCCTATATCCGCTATGAGAGGGAAAAATTGCAGCTTGAACAGGATTTTATCAAATTTGTTTCATCCTATGAAGAGGCAGCGGAACTTGCAGCAAAGAAAAAAGGAGTTGTCATGCTCACAACAGGCAGTAAAACGCTGGAAATCTTCGCAAATAAATTATTGCCGCTGAATGATGTTCGCGTGATTTGCAGAATGCTTCCCCGAATCGATAATATGCAAAAATGCGAGCAGCTCGGCTTCCCCCAAAAAAATATAGTGGCAATGCAAGGCCCTTTTTCAAAAGAGTTGAATATTGCCTTATTTAAGCATTTCGGTGTGACACTCATGATTACAAAAGAAAGCGGCAAAGTTGGTGCGGTCGATGAAAAAATAGAAGCTGCAAAGGAACTTGGGATTGAAACGATTGTCATTAAAAGGCCAATTATACAATTTGGTCATGTATTTAGTGAAATGGAGGAAATTGTAAATTGGATAAAAAATCAAAGAAATGAGGGTGCATTATGAATTTTAAACCGATTACGGTAGATCCGGATAAGATTTATGATTATAGTTTTGCCATTATCGAAGAAGAAATGGGAGAACATCACTTTTCAGACATGGAATGGCAAGTTGTTCGCCGAATCATCCATGCTTCGGCTGACTTTGAATTAGGAAGAAGTGTTGTATTTTCACATGGTGCTGTTGAAGCGGGCGTTAAAGCAATCCGGGAAGGAAAACATGTAATTGCCGATGTCCAAATGATTGTCAGCGGCTCAGGACGGAAACGATTCCAAAAATATGGCGGAGATCTGCATTGTTATATCAGTGATGAAGATGTGTCACAAGAAGCGAAAGAAGAGGGAGTTACTCGGGCTATTATGTCAATGAGAAAAGCCGCTCGTGAACATGAAGGAGGTATATATGTAATAGGCAATGCACCTACTGCATTGTTGGAATTAATTCGTCTTGTTAAGGAAGGCATTGCAAAACCTGACTTAATCATCGGGATGCCTGTTGGCTTTGTTTCAGCAGCTGAGTCGAAGGAGGAGCTGTTGAAACTCGAAGGGATTCCATATATTACGAATATCGGCCGTAAAGGCGGCAGCACTGTAACCGTAGCTGCTTTAAATGCTATTTCAATATTAGCTGATCAGGTGTAAGGGAAATGCAGAAAACAAAGAGAAAGAGTACATCTGAACTACGGGAAGGTTATACAACGGGTTCTTGTGCAACAGCTTGTGCAAAAGCGGCACTAATTGCTTTAATCACAAAACAAGTACAAAAGAGGGTAATGATACATCTGCCAATTGGAAAAGATGTTGAATTTCTAATAGAAGATTGCAACATGGGAGACTTTGAAGTGACGTGTTCAACAATTAAAGACGGCGGGGACGATCCTGATGCAACCCATGGCGCTATTATTCAAGCAACAGTTTCTTGGAGAGAGGACAGGGAAATTTTTATCGATGGCGGCAAAGGAGTAGGCAGGGTCACAAAACCCGGATTGCCGATTAAAGTGGGACTTGCAGCCATTAATCCCGTTCCACGGAAAATGATTCAAACGGAAATTGAAAACGTATTAAAACATTTTGAGATTGAAAAAGGGGTAAATGTTATCATTTCTGTTCCCGATGGTGAAGAAATTGCCAAAAAAACATTAAATAGCCGTCTCGGAATCATTGGAGGAATTTCAATATTGGGAACAAGGGGAACGGTTGTTCCTTTTTCTAATGCTGCTTATATGGCAAGTATTGTACAAGCTATATCAGTGGCCAAAGCATCCGGTTGTGAGCATCTTGTTTTTACAACAGGTGGACGAAGCGAAAAATTTGCTATGAGCATGTTTTCCGATCTTCCTGAAGTTGCTTTTATTGAAATGGGCGATTTTGTGGGTTTTGCAATGAAACATTGCAAAAAAATCGGCATTCCAAAAGTTTCTTTGGTTGGAATGATGGGAAAATTTTCAAAACTTGCCCGAGGTTCGATGATGCTCCACTCAAAAGGTTCTCAAGTAAGTTTTGAATTTCTTGCTTCCATTGCTAAAGAATGTGGAGCTGCAAATGAAAGCATCGTAAAAATTCTTCAAGCGAACACAGCGAATGAAGTTGGGGAAATCATGAGAGAACTAGGATGCAAGACCTTTTTTGACAAAATATCGGAACATTGCTGTAAAGAAGTAATTAAACATGTGGAAGGCGGATTGATTGTTTCGACTGCGATTTATTCAATGAATGGAGAATTATTAGGAAAGGCGGAAAATATTGATGCCTATTAAATTGATTGGAATTGGAGACAACGGTGTACATGGACTTCATCCCCAATTAATTGAGTGGATTGAAAATGCGGAAGTTCTTGTTGGAGGAGAAAGACTCTTATCATTTTTCCCAAATTTTAAAGGTGAAAAAATCGTATTAAAAACCAAAATAATGAGGATAGTTGAACAACTTGGAAAAAGGAATCAGAACATTGTGATTCTAGCTTCCGGAGATCCCTTGTTTTATGGCATAGGCGGACTTTTATCAAAAAAAATCCCGGTTGAAATCTATCCCTATATCAGTTCAATACAACTTGCAGCGGCAAAATTTGGAATCAGTTGGCAAGATGCCTATTTTGTCAGCATACATGGACGCCCAATAAAAGGTCTTGCTCAAAAAATCGATGGAAAAAAGAAAGTGTTTATATTAACAGATGAAAATAATTCCCCAAATACTCTAGCAAAATATTTGCTAGAGTTTGGTATGACTGAGTATGAAGCTTATATTGCTGAAAACTTGCAAGGGGAAGAGGAGCGTTGCAGAAAAATGACGTTGGAAGAAATGGAGAAATCCAGTTTCTCTCCATTAAATGTTGTGATTTTAGTTCAAACTCAAGAAGCAAAAAAATGGCCGCTTGGCATTGAAGATGAAGAGTTTTATCAACGAAAGCCGGAAAAAGGATTAATAACGAAAAAGGAAGTTCGTGTATTATCCGTTAGCGCTTTGAATTTAAACCCACAAAGCGTTGTGTGGGATATCGGGACATGCACCGGTTCTGTCGCGATTGAAGCTGGGAAAATTGCAAAAGAAGGAAAGATATATGCCATTGAAAAAAATGAAGAAGACATCGCAAACTGTCTCCGTAATCAAAAAAAATTTCGGGTGGATTTCACGGTAGTACACGGAAAAGCGCCGGGAGGCCTTGATGAGTTTCCCGATCCGGATGCCATTTTCATTGGTGGTACAGGCGGCAACATGGAGGAATTATTAACTGTATGTTGTCAAAGGTTGAAAAATGATGGACGCATCGTGTTAAATCTAGCAACAATCGAAAACTTATATGAATCAATCAAGATATTAAACAGATTAGGATTCCATACAGAAGTTACCCAAGTACAAATCGCAAGAAGTAAACCGATTTTATCATTGACCCGGTTAGCTCCATTAAATCCCGTGTTTATTGTAAGTGCAAAACGAAAGGAAGATGGAAATGAATAAAGGGACTCTATACGGAATAGGTGTTGGACCTGGAGATCCTGAATTAATTACTTTAAAAGCTTTTCGCACACTTCAAGAATGTCCAGTCATTGCTTATCCAAAAAAAATGCGAGGTTCAAAAAGTTATGCATACAAAATTGCAGAAGTTTTTATACGGCCTGAAGAAAAGGAAATGTTGGGCCTAATATTTCCAATGACGAAAGATGAAGAAGTATTAAAAAGGGAATGGAATAAAGCCGTTGATGAAATCTATGGGAAAATTGCCAATGGAAAAGATGTGGCGTTTGTTACGGAAGGGGATCCGCTATTATATAGCACTTTTATTCATTTAATGAAGTTAATGAGCGAAAAATATCCAGATGTCAAAATTCAAGCAGTTCCTGGCATTTCCTCTATTAACGGTGCAGCTTCCTGTCTAAACATTCCTCTGGCTGATGGTGATGAACAAGTCGCGATTATACCTGCAAATGATGATGTCGATAAAATGAGAAAAGCGATTGAAACCCATGATGCTGTTGTATTTCTTAAAGTTGCAAAGGTCATAGATTTGATGCTGGAAATTCTTCGGGATTTGGGCTTGGAAAACAAAGCGCACGTAGTGACAAAAGTAACATCTGAAGAAGAAATAATCTGGAGCATCGATGAATTGGACGGTGCGGATTTAAATTATTTAACGTTAATGGTGGTGCGAAAATGAAAAAAATATGGATTATTGGAGCTGGTCCGGGCGATCCCGATTTAATCACGGTGAAGGGTTTACATATTTTGCAACAATCAGATTGTATTCTCTATACAGACTCTCTTGTGAATGAAGAGTTAATTGCCAAAGCAAAGAAAGAAGCAGAAATAATAAAAACGAGCGGAATGCATTTGGAAGAAATTGTATCAATCATTGTAGATCGGGTGGACCGTGGAAAAAAAGTTGCACGTGTTCATACCGGAGATTCATCGATGTATGGTGCTATTGCAGAACAAATCGCATTACTAAAAAAAGAAGGCATTGAAGTTGAAATCATTCCGGGTGTGAGTTCAGTTTTTGCTTCAGCAGCAGCAGTACAAGCAGAACTGACAATTCCCGAATTAACTCAAACCCTGATTTTAACCCGAGCAGAAGGACGAACGCCTGTGCCGGAAAAAGAAAAATTAAAAGATTTGGCAAGCCATCATTGTACAATCGCTCTTTTCCTCAGTGCCACTTTAACGAAAAAAATCATGAAGGAATTGAAAGAAGCAGGCTG includes:
- a CDS encoding sirohydrochlorin chelatase → MTKAILFVGHGSKLEAGNEEVREFVKQTRELIDSSLLVETCFLEFAEPTISQGIKICIEKGASEIYVMPIILLHAGHSKIHIPAEIVEAQEKYPHVKFTYGEVVGIHEDIFQILLERLQEIGFDTQAKHEDTAILLIARGGSDEYANGDFFKITRLLWEKLNVQVVEGAFMGVTEPLVEEGIERCIKLGAKKIIMLPYFLFTGILMERMKSYCERFKEQYPEINIEIAHYFGYHPRLKSVIIERMVQALSGHSNGDKDIQNVQKLMEKGLISHHHHHHEHEHEHHHGHKHHHHDYKGCNVQLDEKMEVKP
- the cobK gene encoding precorrin-6A reductase; the protein is MILFLAGTSDARELAVLLKKEGFPLMATVVTESAAKSLVDKGIEVKVGRLNYEKMYEFSREIGVTMIVDASHPFAEEAHKTAKWVAEQLNIPYIRYEREKLQLEQDFIKFVSSYEEAAELAAKKKGVVMLTTGSKTLEIFANKLLPLNDVRVICRMLPRIDNMQKCEQLGFPQKNIVAMQGPFSKELNIALFKHFGVTLMITKESGKVGAVDEKIEAAKELGIETIVIKRPIIQFGHVFSEMEEIVNWIKNQRNEGAL
- a CDS encoding precorrin-8X methylmutase, coding for MNFKPITVDPDKIYDYSFAIIEEEMGEHHFSDMEWQVVRRIIHASADFELGRSVVFSHGAVEAGVKAIREGKHVIADVQMIVSGSGRKRFQKYGGDLHCYISDEDVSQEAKEEGVTRAIMSMRKAAREHEGGIYVIGNAPTALLELIRLVKEGIAKPDLIIGMPVGFVSAAESKEELLKLEGIPYITNIGRKGGSTVTVAALNAISILADQV
- a CDS encoding cobalt-precorrin-5B (C(1))-methyltransferase translates to MQKTKRKSTSELREGYTTGSCATACAKAALIALITKQVQKRVMIHLPIGKDVEFLIEDCNMGDFEVTCSTIKDGGDDPDATHGAIIQATVSWREDREIFIDGGKGVGRVTKPGLPIKVGLAAINPVPRKMIQTEIENVLKHFEIEKGVNVIISVPDGEEIAKKTLNSRLGIIGGISILGTRGTVVPFSNAAYMASIVQAISVAKASGCEHLVFTTGGRSEKFAMSMFSDLPEVAFIEMGDFVGFAMKHCKKIGIPKVSLVGMMGKFSKLARGSMMLHSKGSQVSFEFLASIAKECGAANESIVKILQANTANEVGEIMRELGCKTFFDKISEHCCKEVIKHVEGGLIVSTAIYSMNGELLGKAENIDAY
- the cbiE gene encoding precorrin-6y C5,15-methyltransferase (decarboxylating) subunit CbiE, with protein sequence MPIKLIGIGDNGVHGLHPQLIEWIENAEVLVGGERLLSFFPNFKGEKIVLKTKIMRIVEQLGKRNQNIVILASGDPLFYGIGGLLSKKIPVEIYPYISSIQLAAAKFGISWQDAYFVSIHGRPIKGLAQKIDGKKKVFILTDENNSPNTLAKYLLEFGMTEYEAYIAENLQGEEERCRKMTLEEMEKSSFSPLNVVILVQTQEAKKWPLGIEDEEFYQRKPEKGLITKKEVRVLSVSALNLNPQSVVWDIGTCTGSVAIEAGKIAKEGKIYAIEKNEEDIANCLRNQKKFRVDFTVVHGKAPGGLDEFPDPDAIFIGGTGGNMEELLTVCCQRLKNDGRIVLNLATIENLYESIKILNRLGFHTEVTQVQIARSKPILSLTRLAPLNPVFIVSAKRKEDGNE
- the cobI gene encoding precorrin-2 C(20)-methyltransferase, yielding MNKGTLYGIGVGPGDPELITLKAFRTLQECPVIAYPKKMRGSKSYAYKIAEVFIRPEEKEMLGLIFPMTKDEEVLKREWNKAVDEIYGKIANGKDVAFVTEGDPLLYSTFIHLMKLMSEKYPDVKIQAVPGISSINGAASCLNIPLADGDEQVAIIPANDDVDKMRKAIETHDAVVFLKVAKVIDLMLEILRDLGLENKAHVVTKVTSEEEIIWSIDELDGADLNYLTLMVVRK
- the cobM gene encoding precorrin-4 C(11)-methyltransferase; this translates as MKKIWIIGAGPGDPDLITVKGLHILQQSDCILYTDSLVNEELIAKAKKEAEIIKTSGMHLEEIVSIIVDRVDRGKKVARVHTGDSSMYGAIAEQIALLKKEGIEVEIIPGVSSVFASAAAVQAELTIPELTQTLILTRAEGRTPVPEKEKLKDLASHHCTIALFLSATLTKKIMKELKEAGWQDDTPVAVIQKATWPDQKIVRTTLAQLDEAMKENGIRKHAMILAGWALDPNIYEKNSYRSKLYDAEFTHGYRKGVSK